The Coffea arabica cultivar ET-39 chromosome 2c, Coffea Arabica ET-39 HiFi, whole genome shotgun sequence genome includes the window cTTTATATACTGCCCAAATTATTAAGGATGTGATCCATGTAGCTTCATAAGCACAATCGAACGTGGACTTTAATTACTGCCCAAATTAAACTTCTTCCAGCCGTCAACTGCCACGCTCCATTTGATGCATTTGAGGAAGTTTGTTTTGCCCAGTCATTGTCTGATTGCTCCAAGCTTGGCCACATTGCCTGCTGAACTTTTCTTGCGGACAGGTGGTAGAGTGCTATCTTCAAaagcaatctaatttaaataaatgacgTATAAGATACCATCTAATCCCCATCAAatttccatatatatatatatatatatatatatatgtgtgtgtgtatccGCTTCCTAGCTTACTACTAATACATAATTCTATCCTGAAAGGGAATGGATCAGTGGCGAAGTCAGGACCCAGAATTAGAGAGATCAAACTCCATTAGCACAAGAATTGTTGTAATAATAGAGTTTGAAACTAATAAATACGTCtatcttaaaaattcatttatttCTATGTTAAATATGTTTTTGAAACTAAATTGTGCTTAAAATTTAtaatgaaaattatatttaaatTGACATCCATATTTAACTTTTGTTAAGTCTAGCACTCTTATGAAGGGTAATTAATACATATGAATGGGACAACAATGAATGTCTCTTATGAAGGGTAATAAATATGAATGGGACAACAATGAATGTTGTCCACCATTCATTGTTGTCCCATGTGCTGAATTCCTCTAACTTGGGTCGTGATATAATTCTTCGTTTTGGTGATGATCGTATTTGCACCATTGGTGTTTGTTTAGTATTTATCTAAATTACAACATTGGTGAACGGTCCAGCAGAATTGCACCACATTGTTATGCTACTGAGTCTTTTGTCTGACCCTAAATTTTACCTACTCCAATGAAAAAATGGCCTAAATTCTAGCATTTAACACCACATATATAATGTCGGAAACCATCTTTTAATTCGTTTTACTCTCTCTCTACACATTTTCTAGACATCTTCTGCTCATACGGTGACTATGTCCCATTTGTTTGGTGAACCCTAAAATGCTTTTCTCCCTAGCAAGCTTTGTTTCAATTTAAAGCGATTGATTGAGAGATTGATCTCATGCTCTTTATTATTAATTCAAGGTAACAATTCCCACCCTCATCGCCGGCCATTGAAGTATCagagtttttttctttcttttcttttaaattgacATAATTCCTGTGACCATTATTACCAGTGCATTAACTTTCTCTAGTTTGCCAACGACATGTGCTCTACTCAATAAGGTGGTTATTAGTTCACCTAAACACTTCAACTATTCAAGAAGTAGTACATCCTACTTTCAACAAATCATACTATAGTATCAATGAATTAGGGAACAATTTCAAGTCCTCACTCAACTCCCTTTCTTAATGGCTGCATGGTCTCAGAACTAATACCATCTGCTTGACAACTTCCTTCCGGGAATTAATTAAAGCATGCTACTTATGCATGGACTTCACATATCTCAACCTCTTTTCCATCCTCTAGCCACATGATGTGCGTATCTTGCATGGTCCTCCACCTAGCAACAATCATTTTCTCCAACTATAGCCATCCACTATTTGTTCCCCAAAAATCCTatactctctccctctctttcttGCCGGATAACCTATATAGCGTTACTTTAATCTTTCAAAATTTGTTTCTGATGACAAATATGTAAAAGATAAACTTTTAAGAAATAACACTAGAAAAAGAATGGTGGAAACTTAATAGAAACTTCTTCCTAACAACTTTTGAAGGAGCAATCAGAAGTTTTACTCTTTCATAATCAAAATGGAACGATCCTATTCTTCTCCTGTCGGATACTCCATTACTTTACCCGTTATGGTAAGTTCTATAAGTTCAACCGTGTCTCAAACCAAGTCTTGGTTGGTGGTGAATAGTGACATCCTATTACAATTTGTAAAAAGGATTCTGGTAGTGGAACTTTCGATGTTGCATACGTAATAAAACTCTCTTAATACTTAATTTGTATTGTTTAGAATTTTAAACGTTCCTCAAAGCACCTAGTCATCTCATCAAGagtgaaaatatataaaatgtaAAGATAAAGGGGTAAAATAACAATAGATATAAGCAAACTAGTGACTAATAAGGGTAATAATATGTAAcattcctattatccttttttaAAACTTGGTGGATGGTCCAACAAATCCACATAAAAGGCTTCTCGTTAAAGCCAATTAAGAAAAGCAAGGGAGCATCTAAAACTCATTTTATGCctttggcttgattacaagcAAAGCATATTGCAGAATCTTTAACTTCTTTAACCTTCGATCCTTCACCATAGTTACTAGTAAAATATGGCCGCCTCATCTTCTATCCAATTACTAACACCTGCATTAGCAATATTCATACTTACTTTATTGAAATTATGTACTTCAACAAGAGCATCAGCTGGAATATGCTACAAATCCATCATCAGCTTTGGTGATTCCATCGCTGATACTGGCAACTTACTCCGCCTCTGCCCCTCCAATCATCCTCCCCACTTTTCCCTACCACCATACGGCGAAAGCTTCTTTCACCGACCTACTGGTCGCTTCTCGAATGGACGTCTTGTCATTGATTTCTTTGGTAAGCAGTAACACATAAGTGCATCACGCACTCTTGTTGCTCCATGTCGCGATATATgaagatttttctctcttgttttagaACGAGTATTCGATTCTGAGATCATCTCAAACCTTAATATTCCTTAAATCCATATGTAGGGCTTCATGTTAATCTGTTATAAATGTATATCTTTTGGCATTGCAGCTGAGAGCTTTGGGCTTCCGTTAATACCACCATATCTTGCCGGAGAAGATGCAAGGGGAAGGGATTTTCGTCAAGGCGTAAATTTTGCAGTAGCAGGAGCTACAGCACTTGACAGTTCATTTTTCAGGGAAAGAGGAGTACGTAATCCTCTGACGAATGTGTCATTGGGAACTCAGTTAAGGTGGTTCAAAGATGTGATGCCGTCTTTCTGCAGCAACTCTTCAGGTAAGtgctttcttctttatttactGGGTAGTTGAAATGAATCTCGTCCTTTTACTCGTTTAATTTGCATGTTCATTTGGAATTTGTCTTGCTCCATTCCCTTCTTGTCTATTCCTTTGATCTTCATagtataatttaattttaaatttattggTGGAAAATTTAGAGCTGATTTATAACCTTACGTGGTTATATTTACACATTTTTACAATTCGTCCATCTCATCATAAGTCAAATCTTCTGTACTAGTTTGAGTGGGGGTCAATAATCTCTTCTGAGTTCTTGCAATTGTTCAATGCCAGCTTGGATGTGACACCTTAGCTTTGCATTGATATGATTAACCATATTTGCCTCCAAATTTTTTACAGTTGTCTTATTTTTTTACTCCAATGTTTTTCTTTATATGATTAAAAATAGTAATACATGCCTAGATTTTTGTGTATCTAAAAAGCTATTCCTCAAACCTATAAGTTGTTAATGACTCTAACCATGGGCAAATAACACCAAACGAAAATATAGTCCAAGATACACTTTTCTTACCCAATTCTAGCACGGTAATGGGACTTGTAAATAATTAACTTCAATATTATAACGTTAAATTAAGTATCATTATTTAGACAACAATTGAGTAGGAATCCCGACTGAATAGGGCAATGCTCAATCCTTACAAGCATTGTATATTTTCCTTTACCTCACTCAACCCTTTTGGGGTCCGACAATATATGTGTACTGGCACGCAggtttgataacaaaatgtCACAGATGGACCCATTCACATGCTAGGTAAATTAGTTGGGCAGAATTTTTAGATCAAAAACTCTTGTGTGTTTGATAGTTTAATAATTCAACTTGTTTGGTTTTGTCATTAATTAGATCAAGAATTTACTTGGTATACAGGAGTCAATTCTAAGGGATGATCTTTACAAAGTTAAGCCAACTGTAGAAGTTGAGATTCTGGTTAGCTGTGGTTGGTAAGAGTTTAATGGTTTTGGTCCAAGTGTGACCAGGTGAGTCAGAGGAATGAAGTTGTTGAATGTGGATaaccctccaaaaaaaaaaaacctaactCGCCGGAAAGCGAAAAGTAGTCggcaatttaaataaaaaatagaaagagcAAAAACCCTTTTGATTTGTGGTTCTTCTATTTTACAagcgtttggattgctattttttgaaattttcgtaaaaaaatatactgtaacgATCTGATATGtgtcaaataaaaaaatgataaaaaaatgtGTTCATAAAAAAcgtaaattttttttgagaaataattgacaatccaaacaaattttaggataatttcttatcttgtttataacttatttattgATTTGTTCATTATTCTCCTAAAACATtaattagttttaaaaacttGCAGTAtcgaaaaattttttttacaaactTCTATGATAcactacaataaaattttagataaattttcaaaaaaatacatCAGACGAGGCCTTATTTTGCAAAGAAAATGATGGGGTTGGCATGTAGTAGTAGGTGAGAGTGCTGTGGACCGTCTCAAAATGGAACGTACCGCCAATCCGCTAGACCTTCATAACATGAATTTTGCTATTTTATTGATCCATTCTTCCCAAACTACTTTTAACCGATGCTCTGTTGCGGGCGTCGGTTGGTGTCTACCTgtctttttctgattttgggAAAGGAAAAAGTAAAACTAAAAGATAAAAACGTTTCTGATTAAGGAAAATTTTATCCATTTCAATAGTAAGACGTTTAGGAAGACAACGCCAAAAGGAGGTAGGTGATGATGGCGACTGTGCCAATTGTCCAACACACAAAGTTCTTAACTAATTATTTTGCCAAAAATGTCAAAATCGGCCAAGCACTTTGGTTATCAACCACAGTTGGCCTGCCCCCAACGTTTGGATAAGATCATCCACCAACTTTTCATTTGGTAAACGTCCTTATCATTTTACTTCTTTATCATTTAAGTTATGTTATTAAAACGAGCAAACAAAAgagtattttatttaatttttggagTTTTCAATCCCTAAAAATGGAATATTTAGTGAAGGTTTAGGAATAGTAGACGCGATGAAGCATGTAAATGCCCGTCTCTTTCAAGAGCAAAGAGGGCACATCATGTTTCTATATCCCATTGGTTCTTAACATGCATGTCTCTTCGAAATCTTTGCTAATTTGAATTCAATACACTGAATTGGTTATACTTTTCAATTGATAACCATCTTTCTTTTGCAaggaatgaagaagaaaagaggggagaaaTGAAAATAGATGTTCAAAAAATTTTGAGTATTGGTATTTCGTGTTCTAATCTTGGTTCACTCAGGGGAGAGTTGGATTACACGGTAGGATAGAAAGGATTATAAATAAAAGGTACCTTTtgcttatataaaaaaaaaagttaaaagaagaaaacttgATCCATTCATCCTCAGTATATCATAAGTTTTGGATATGAAAAATTAGTAGGTAGCCTATTATATGACAAATTGCATACCTAAATACCTCCAAATTGCATTGACACTTGTACCAGCTTTGTAGGCGGGGCACAAtatcgagaaaaaaaaaaaaaagtattcaaGCTGATTTCTCACGGGATGATGACCTTTTTGAAGATTTAGACCTGATTAGTGATCACTTTAGTATTTAATCAGATGATTAATTTCAAAAGCGACCGGTAGTCAGTATCTGCAGGCCACAATAGGATCACATAGTGATGAGTCATTGGTTGGCCTaaagaaattgatttttttttttttttgcaaattttcaaATGCTGTCTTCACGTAATTAGACAAAGCTTTCCTTCATGACATCGAGAAAGGACAATCAAGCCAAGAAAGTTTTTGAACATGTAGACAATTATATGTAGACGTGTTGATCTTAGATTTGATTAATCTGAAATTGCATTATCCAGAAAATGATGAGAAAACCAACTTTATGTGAATTATGCATCTTTGGTAATTCAACCTGTATGATTATTatcccaaaagaaagaaagaaagaaaaagatagtAGCAACAACATATAGGATTCTAATTCAAATGTGTACATCATGAACAGATTGCAGGGAATTTCTTCGAACCTCGCTTGTTCTTATGGGAGAGATTGGAGGAAATGATTACAACCATGCACTTGTTCAAGGAATAAAAATAGATCAGATCAAATCATTTGTTCCTGCTGTTGTTAGCGAGATCAGTTCAGCTATCGAGGTAAATAACAACCTGAAATTGTTTTAACAACTAGTCCAGTAgtccctttcttcttctttttttttttttttttttttggctaaaacCCGGCAGAATCACAATAACTAATTAGACTGTAATTCTTGAAGATTACATCACatgtattcaaaaaaaaaacaaaaataattactaCAGTGACAATTTTCTTAAATTCATCCATCCATTGTTGGGACTTGGGAGCTGTGTTTTCAGACTCAGACCGGACCGGTCGGTCAAATCGAGAATAGGTCAAATGTTCGATCCGAGTCATGCTTCAAAATCGGGTAAGTAAAAATCCGGTCAAATTCGGTCAAAAACCGGATTTGATCGGAAAAAACTGGATTTTTCGGTTTAAAtagtttttccaaaaaaaaaaaactcaaactttttcaatattatgttttgaccccaaattgttaaaaattattaatatacctcaaatatttcatactttatcaatattttcttaaagtttggtattatttttcaattaagtccataattttaatgctaaacttgttaatgcccattaaataatataaattgttacttgattgttctaatttctttgtattttcttgttaaatatatttaaaacatcaaatatatatgattatacctttattaatataaacatgttattagatattttacatataatattttaatttttaaataaatattatttatgacgtcatccggtttaACCCCTATCGAACTCGgttgaacccattgacccctgatcCTTGAGCTTGAGCGAGTCGATACctggtccggttctgaaaacatagcttGGGAGTAGTAGCTCCTATATTCTTGTTGCAGAAGTTGGTAAATGTACAATTCCATGGTAATAATGCAGGAAGTGATTAAGCTTGGAGCTGTGACATTGATTGTTCCCGGGAACTTTCCAATCGGCTGCTCAGCTGTCTATCTGACCTATTTTCAAGGTTCCAACCAGCAAGACTATGACAAGGCTACTGGTTGCATAAACTGGttaaatgatttttcaaagtaccATAACAGATTGCTGCAGAAAGAACTTAATCGCATCAGAAAACTTCATCCTCATGCCACCATTATCTATGCCGATTACTACAATGCTGCAATGAGATTATATCGTTCCCCAAACAAATATggtatttctctttttttttttcaacttgattTACATTTTACTTTTGCGttggactctttttttttttttttccttcctacCCGATGCTGGTCTCCTATCATATTATATAATGATGAAGAACGAAGGACGACAAAATTAAGCCGCCTTGGCCCTACAATTTGGATTAATTACTGCAAAATTTAGTGATAATGTAGGGTAACTAAATGTAGTCAATGGAGTTTGCCAATAATATAAAGAATCAAAGGtgcaattttactttttttttttactctttttctggttttcttttcaATCTAATCTGGACCGTAAAATAGTATAAAATGTCAGTTCCGCTAATTCTGATAAaccatttcctttttttccccccaaaaaaaaattatcataaaGAAAGCTCACAATATAAATTTGCTCTCTTGCTTTTATAATCCCAAAATTGGAACATATATTATTGATATCTCAAACGTTAAGTTGTTACTTAACAGGCTTTAGAGGAGGAGCTCTAAAGGCTTGCTGCGGTGGCGGAGGCCCCTACAATTATAATTCCTCCGTGGAATGTGGCTACCCACCAGCAACTAGCTGTGACGACCCGTCTTTGTACGTTTGCTGGGATGGTTTGCACTTGACGGAAGCTGCCTACCAACTGATAGCCGGGGGCCTACTTCAAGGACCATTTTCTACTCCTCCGATGAATACAATCTGTGCTCTTGCATCCACAAGTTCAGGGCTTTTGCTTCAAGATTAGATTAGATTTTGTGAGACGTCAATTCCATCACTTAATTTTTTAGGGCAAGTGTTCTATCGATCATTTGCTTGGTTGCAAGTCAAGTAGATTTATGTATACACGTCACCATACAAGCCGTGAAATAGCACTTTTCTTGtttgaatctatttttttttgtgttggtGTGTCCATCATATATACATTTTTCAGCGTGCAAGGACTATAAAATTTTAATGCCAGGTGAAATTATTAAATCGGGAACTGCATTAATTTGCTGGTAAGTTTAAGGATGCTATTCTGGTTTGACCAATCATTGATTTTTGCTGGAATTGAAGATTATTTAAGGTCCGGGTATTTTACTAGGCTCACAGAGGTATGAGCAGGTAGAGTTGAGTACGAGGATTCTGTCCAAATAAATgttgtattatttgaaataattgccgtagcatttttttttttgtgatataatgCATGTAAAttaaaaatgtggttaaaaatataaaaacatgagctaaaaatgtgtttataatataagcgaaatattatttaaaaaaacttAGCTATCCAAACATGCCTATAAATTTTTTCCACTTGCTAATTAGCATTTTTTTCACCAGCCCCTAAAATGTCatgagttcttttctttttcccctttctggAGAGCATCAATTTAATCGGGAGGCAACTAATAACTTCTGCCCTTAATTGCTAGACAACTGCATATGATCCTCCATCACCGTTGCACGCCATCAATAGTAATGAGCCGCCTTACACTCATTAAATTTTGGAGCCCATATGCCAATTTCCTCTTCAATGTTAACTCACAGGACTGCTGTACTCGTTTGACTTTGACATCAAGATGTGTCGAGTACCTTCATGTTGAAATGAGTACGATGACCCAAGTCCAATCCGGTTGCGTCTTACCCTCCCTTCCACCCGTCGTACAGGATAGATGAAAGTTTTAGGTCAAGAATTAA containing:
- the LOC113726132 gene encoding GDSL esterase/lipase At1g28580-like — encoded protein: MAASSSIQLLTPALAIFILTLLKLCTSTRASAGICYKSIISFGDSIADTGNLLRLCPSNHPPHFSLPPYGESFFHRPTGRFSNGRLVIDFFAESFGLPLIPPYLAGEDARGRDFRQGVNFAVAGATALDSSFFRERGVRNPLTNVSLGTQLRWFKDVMPSFCSNSSDCREFLRTSLVLMGEIGGNDYNHALVQGIKIDQIKSFVPAVVSEISSAIEEVIKLGAVTLIVPGNFPIGCSAVYLTYFQGSNQQDYDKATGCINWLNDFSKYHNRLLQKELNRIRKLHPHATIIYADYYNAAMRLYRSPNKYGFRGGALKACCGGGGPYNYNSSVECGYPPATSCDDPSLYVCWDGLHLTEAAYQLIAGGLLQGPFSTPPMNTICALASTSSGLLLQD